From the genome of Chroicocephalus ridibundus chromosome 1, bChrRid1.1, whole genome shotgun sequence, one region includes:
- the ZBED1 gene encoding E3 SUMO-protein ligase ZBED1, producing MENKSLEGSPSDLKLVAHPRAKSKVWKYFGFDTNAEGCILQWKKIYCRICMAQIAYSGNTSNLSYHLEKNHPDEFCEFVKSNTEQMREAFATAFSKIKPESSQQVIQDSLIMKTYQNYENKKHQELTSAVITLICEGMYPASIVDEPTFKALLRTADPRYELPSRKYFCTKAIPEKYNAIREIVLKELTEVLWCGISTDMWRSENQNRSYVTVAVHFLSSSPANCLAVNSRCLKTFEVPEDNTAETITRVLYETFIEWGINTKVFGATTDYSKDIVKACSLLDIPVQMPCLGHTFNAGIQQAFQLPKLCSLLARCRKLVEYFQQSTVAMYMLSEKQKQQNILHCMLVSDRVSWWGSTLAMLQRLKEQQFVIAAVLVEDSNNHHLMLEASEWNTIEGLVELLQPFKQVAEMMSASKYPTISMVKPLLHMLLNTTLNIKENDLKEISMAKEVIAKELSTTYQHTPEIDMFLNVATFLDPRYKKLPFLSAFERQQVENRVVEEAKSLLEKVKENTFRTEEKFFTVSEEPPVKKIIISSTPPPTSVINNMLAEIFCQTGGVEDQEEWHAQIVEELSNFKSQKVLGLNEDPLKWWSDRLALFPVLPKVLQKYWCILATRVFPERLFGSSANVVSAKRNRLAPAHVDEQIFLYENSRNGSEAEPEDEDEGEWGLEQEQIFNLNDSVNVNNNFFNIRDSGFV from the coding sequence ATGGAGAATAAAAGTTTAGAAGGTTCCCCATCAGACCTAAAGTTAGTGGCTCACCCAAGAGCAAAGAGTAAAGTGTGGAAGTACTTCGGGTTTGATACCAATGCAGAAGGATGCATATTGCAGTGGAAGAAGATCTACTGTCGTATTTGCATGGCACAGATTGCCTATTCAGGAAACACATCCAACCTTTCCTACCACCTTGAGAAAAATCACCCTGACGAATTCTGTGAATTTGTGAAAAGTAACACTGAGCAAATGAGGGAAGCCTTTGCCACCGCATTTTCAAAAATCAAGCCGGAGTCGTCGCAGCAGGTCATTCAAGATAGCCTTATCATGAAGACCTACCAGAACTACGAAAACAAAAAGCATCAGGAACTGACATCTGCAGTCATCACCCTAATTTGCGAGGGCATGTATCCGGCCTCTATTGTTGATGAACCCACCTTCAAGGCCCTCTTGAGAACGGCGGACCCCAGGTATGAACTTCCTAGTCGAAAGTACTTCTGCACAAAAGCTATTCCTGAAAAGTACAATGCCATTAGAGAAATTGTGCTGAAAGAGCTCACCGAGGTTCTGTGGTGCGGCATATCCACGGACATGTGGAGGAGCGAAAACCAGAACAGGTCGTACGTAACCGTCGCGGTTCACTTTCTCAGCAGCAGTCCTGCCAACTGCCTGGCGGTGAATTCGCGGTGTTTAAAAACGTTTGAAGTACCGGAGGACAATACTGCTGAGACTATTACGCGAGTCCTTTATGAAACGTTCATTGAATGGGGGATCAATACAAAAGTCTTTGGTGCTACAACAGATTACAGTAAAGACATTGTGAAAGCTTGCTCTCTCCTAGATATTCCCGTACAGATGCCTTGTTTGGGGCACACTTTTAACGCAGGAATACAACAAGCTTTTCAGCTCCCCAAACTCTGCAGCCTTCTTGCCAGGTGCCGCAAACTGGTGGAATATTTTCAGCAGTCTACGGTCGCGATGTACATGCTGAGcgagaagcagaagcagcagaacattCTCCACTGCATGCTGGTAAGCGACCGTGTTTCCTGGTGGGGAAGCACGCTGGCTATGCTGCAGCGCCTCAAGGAGCAGCAGTTTGTCATCGCGGCTGTTCTCGTGGAGGACAGCAACAACCACCACCTCATGCTGGAAGCCAGCGAGTGGAATACAATCGAAgggctggtggagctgctgcagcctttcAAGCAGGTTGCAGAGATGATGTCTGCTTCAAAGTACCCCACGATAAGTATGGTGAAGCCACTTCTCCACATGCTTCTGAATACTACCCTGAACATCAAAGAGAACGATTTGAAAGAAATCAGCATGGCAAAGGAGGTGATTGCTAAAGAGCTGTCAACCACCTACCAGCACACGCCTGAGATAGACATGTTTCTCAACGTTGCAACTTTCCTGGATCCCCGCTACAaaaaactgccttttctttcagCCTTTGAGCGGCAGCAGGTTGAAAACAGAGTAGTGGAAGAAGCAAAAAGCCTGCtggagaaagtaaaagaaaatacctttaggactgaagaaaaattcttcactgtttcAGAAGAGCCCCctgtgaaaaaaatcatcatctcCTCCACTCCTCCTCCCACCAGCGTCATCAACAACATGCTCGCAGAGATCTTTTGCCAGACGGGAGGCGTGGAAGACCAGGAGGAATGGCACGCTCAGATCGTTGAGGAGTTGAGCAACTTCAAGTCACAAAAGGTCCTCGGTTTAAACGAAGACCCGCTGAAGTGGTGGTCTGACAGACTCGCGCTGTTTCCAGTTTTACCAAAGGTTCTTCAAAAATACTGGTGTATTCTGGCCACGAGGGTCTTCCCTGAACGCCTTTTTGGTTCTTCTGCTAATGTTGTAAGTGCAAAGAGAAACCGGTTAGCCCCAGCTCACGTGGATGAGCAGATCTTTTTGTATGAAAACAGTCGGAATGGGTCTGAGGCAGAACCGGAGGATGAAGATGAAGGAGAGTGGGGTTTGGAAcaggaacagatttttaatttaaatgactCGGTAAATGTAAACAACAATTTCTTTAATATCCGAGACAGTGGGTTTGTTTAA